From the genome of Alcanivorax sp.:
AGTCCCGGTGTGGCTGATCATCCTCTCAGACCAGCTACGGATCGTCGCCTTGGTAGGCTTTTACCCCACCAACTAGCTAATCCGACGCGAGCTCATCCATCTGCACAAGGCCCGAAGGTCCCCTGCTTTCCCCCGTAGGGATTATGCGGTATTAGCTCGAGTTTCCCCGAGTTATCCCCCACAAATGGGCAGATTCTCACGCGTTACTCACCCGTCCGCCGCTCGACGCCTGGGTGCAAGCACCCATCGTTTCCGCTCGACTTGCATGTGTTAGGCCTGCCGCCAGCGTTCAATCTGAGCCATGATCAAACTCTTCAGTTAAGAAAAGCGTTTAAAGTGGCCTCCCAAAGAGAGGAGCACTTAATGCATGCTCAGTTCGTCATCTGAATTAACAAAAACTTTGTTGACTCGTTCAGAACTGAAATCTTTTAAAGATCTCGTCCTGAACAGGTCCCACACGTTTGCTTGCCTGATTGTTAAAGAGCGTCTCGTCCGGCGCCGCGCTTTGCGTTGTTGCCCCGTCGAGGAGTGCGCATTCTAGAGATTTCCGGAGAACCGTCAACACCTTTTTCGCACTTTTCTCAAAAAACCTTCCGGACGTTCACTTTCTGGCCAAAAAGCCCCCTGCGGGGCCTTTTCTGGTTACTTGATGATCACTTTGGCGATCTTTTTCTTGCCCGCCTGGATCACATGGCTGTCGCCGGACTGGAAAGTGCGCTCCTCGGAGAGCTGCGCACCGTCCAGGTAGACCGCACCACGGGCAAATACATCCTTGGCTGCCTTGCCATTCTGAGCCAGACCGGCCTCACGCAGCAGCGGCACAATATGAATATCCGGCTGGCCGCCCAGCTCCACCACGACTTCCGGCACATTGTCCGGGATCTCACCCAAGGCAATCTGATTACCGGCAGATTTGGGCGCCGCCTCAGCCGCTTCAGCACCATGGAAACGGGTCACCATCTCCACCGCGAAGCGCTTCTTGGCCTCCTGGGGAGTGCCCAGTTCGTCAGCCTCGGCCTTGATCGCCTCCAGCTCCTCATTGGAACAGGCACTGAGCAGTTCATAGTAACGCCAGGTCAGGGCATCGGGAAGCGATAGCAATTTTCTGTACATTTCACCGGGCGCATCATTCACACCCACATAGTTACCCAGTGACTTGGACATCTTCTGGACGCCATCCAGCCCTTCCAGAATCGGCATGGTCAGGCAGATCTGGGGCGCCTGGCCGTGGGACTTCTGCAAAGAGCGCCCCATCAGCAGGTTGAATTTCTGGTCGGTACCGCCCAGCTCCACGTCCGCCTCCAGCGCCACGGAATCGTAGCCCTGCACCAGCGGATAGAGGAACTCATGAATAGCGATGGGCTGATTGCCCTTGTAGCGTTTGTCGAAGTCATCCCGCTCCAGCATCCGCGCCACCGTGTACTGGCCAGCCAGCTTGATCATGCCGGCAGCGCCTATCTCGTTCATCCAGCTGGAATTGAATACCACCCGGGTCTTCGCTGGATCCAGGATCTTGAACACCTGCTCTTTATAGGTCTCGGCGTTGCGCAGCACATCCTCCTGACTCAGGGGCGGACGGGTCGCACTCTTGCCGGTGGGGTCACCAATCATCCCGGTGAAGTCACCGATCAGAAAGATCACTTCGTGGCCCAGCTCCTGAAACTGGCGCAGCTTGTTGATCAGCACAGTGTGCCCGAGATGCAGATCCGGCGCGGTGGGATCGAACCCCGCCTTGACGCGCAGAGGGCGTCCTGAGGCCAGCTTTTCCCGTAATTCGTCTTCCTGGATGATTTCATCCGCACCCCGGGAAATCAGTGCCCATTGTTCGTCCACCGTGGCCATGCCTACCTCTGCTGTTCTGCGGCTGTCTGTATGTTTTACCCGTATCGGGAGCCGACGCCCCCCGCGAAAGCGCGGTATTGTAGCACTTGAACGCGGCCAGAGAAGGCGGGTATCTTTGCAGGTCTGTTTTTCGTTGTGTCTTTGTAGCCGACACGCATGTCAC
Proteins encoded in this window:
- the tyrS gene encoding tyrosine--tRNA ligase codes for the protein MATVDEQWALISRGADEIIQEDELREKLASGRPLRVKAGFDPTAPDLHLGHTVLINKLRQFQELGHEVIFLIGDFTGMIGDPTGKSATRPPLSQEDVLRNAETYKEQVFKILDPAKTRVVFNSSWMNEIGAAGMIKLAGQYTVARMLERDDFDKRYKGNQPIAIHEFLYPLVQGYDSVALEADVELGGTDQKFNLLMGRSLQKSHGQAPQICLTMPILEGLDGVQKMSKSLGNYVGVNDAPGEMYRKLLSLPDALTWRYYELLSACSNEELEAIKAEADELGTPQEAKKRFAVEMVTRFHGAEAAEAAPKSAGNQIALGEIPDNVPEVVVELGGQPDIHIVPLLREAGLAQNGKAAKDVFARGAVYLDGAQLSEERTFQSGDSHVIQAGKKKIAKVIIK